A stretch of Pseudoprevotella muciniphila DNA encodes these proteins:
- a CDS encoding TIM-barrel domain-containing protein, whose amino-acid sequence MNKRVVLSSMLSVCLMCLPVSMSADGIVKSEKKNANTTVLTYDSGKQLTVDFFGPNIFRLFLDPNGGAVRNPQASPEAQILVNNPRKDVGSVDISEVNGTLQISTPQVCLSFNKASGLLSVTDLRSGKLVLNETTFPAFDAKKTTLTYSANSDEYFYGGGIQNGRFSHKGKSIAIENTNNWVDGGVASPTPFYWSTAGYGLMWHTFKPGRYDFGATTEGIVELSHNEGYLDVFIMVDETPVALLNDFYQLTGNPVLLPKFGFYEGHLNAYNRDYWTEHENGFMAYEDGKRYNESQKDNGGIKESLNGEKNNYQFSARAAIDRYLNNDMPLGWFLPNDGYGTGYGQTGSLDGNIQNLKAFGEYAQSKGVEIGLWTQSDLYPKEGIEPLLQRDITKEVGTAGVRVLKTDVAWVGAGYSFGLNGIANVAEVMPREGNDARPFIISLDGWAGTQRYAGIWTGDQTGGDWEYIRYHIPTFIGSGLSGQPNITNDMDGIFGGKNMAVNVREFQWKTFTPMELNMDGWGSNPKYPQVLGEPATTINRTYLKLKSALMPYTYSIAHEAIDGKPMIRALFLDYPNAYTLGTKTEYEFLYGPSLLVAPIYKNTAADKDGNDVRHGIYLPEGRWVDFYNGEVYMGNCIINDYASPLWKLPVFVKEDAIIPMTLPHNTPNEMRNDLRIYNIYAAKGTTFSEYDDDGKTQAYLRGESTETQIETKVENDVLTINVGPTTGNFKSFVASKQTQFVVNTSAMPKEVVATIGGKKVKLKKVADADILAKKANSWCYATGRQWQFFTTPNSGFTAPDAPANPQILINLGKADVRAATVVTIRGFAPLALSVYDTNNAAETLAAPNVKFTEEDVKAYDVTPTWDAVNGADYYEIRHAGQTYSTIRNTRLNFNELSPETAYDFEVRAVGKAGVSPWTKATITTTSDPLKWAVNGVTAHTSFQDQGGQGVNNLFKRDEKAGWHSKWGKGEAIPGDVTIDLHSVNQLEKLVYVPRPDAGNGTILEGTYSLSTDKQTWSAPVAFTWERNGEEKSINLGGDATARYIRLHLSKAVGNFASGQKMHIFKVPESESLLQGDINRDKRIDENDLTSYMNYTGLRRGDGDFDYVSIGDINQNGLIDAYDISVVTTQLDGGVRESNDHCSGTLVLTPDKETFKAGDDICVTVSGKDLHYVNGLSFGLPYDATELEYVGIEPVGMKNMANLTYDRLHTNGTKQLYPTFVNRGNEFLLDENSDTLFVLKFRAKKNGTFTLQPIDGMLVDRNLGTKAF is encoded by the coding sequence ATGAACAAAAGAGTCGTTTTATCATCGATGCTGTCAGTGTGTCTGATGTGCCTTCCCGTGAGCATGTCGGCAGACGGCATTGTAAAGAGTGAGAAGAAGAATGCCAACACGACAGTGTTGACATACGACTCCGGTAAGCAACTCACTGTTGACTTTTTCGGTCCCAACATTTTCCGACTGTTTCTTGATCCTAACGGTGGTGCAGTGAGAAATCCTCAGGCGAGTCCGGAGGCTCAAATACTCGTAAACAATCCTCGTAAAGACGTGGGCAGCGTCGATATCAGTGAAGTAAATGGCACTTTACAGATTTCTACGCCACAGGTTTGCCTGAGTTTCAACAAAGCGAGCGGCCTCCTCAGTGTAACCGACTTGCGAAGTGGCAAACTTGTGCTGAACGAGACGACTTTTCCTGCGTTTGACGCTAAAAAAACCACTCTGACGTACAGTGCGAACTCTGACGAATACTTTTATGGCGGTGGCATTCAGAACGGGCGTTTCTCTCATAAAGGTAAGTCCATCGCCATAGAGAACACTAACAACTGGGTGGACGGCGGAGTGGCAAGCCCTACCCCATTCTACTGGTCAACGGCTGGCTACGGTCTGATGTGGCACACGTTCAAGCCTGGTCGCTATGATTTCGGTGCAACGACTGAAGGCATTGTGGAACTGTCGCACAACGAGGGCTATCTTGATGTGTTCATCATGGTGGATGAAACACCAGTGGCACTTCTCAACGACTTCTACCAACTCACGGGCAATCCCGTTCTTCTTCCTAAGTTCGGTTTCTATGAAGGTCATCTCAATGCCTACAACCGCGACTATTGGACAGAACACGAGAATGGCTTTATGGCTTATGAGGACGGCAAGCGCTACAACGAGAGCCAGAAGGACAATGGCGGCATCAAGGAAAGCCTCAACGGCGAAAAGAACAACTATCAATTCTCTGCACGTGCTGCCATAGACCGCTATCTGAACAACGACATGCCTCTTGGCTGGTTCCTGCCAAACGATGGTTATGGCACAGGGTATGGTCAGACAGGCAGCCTTGACGGGAATATACAGAACCTGAAAGCGTTCGGCGAGTATGCTCAATCGAAAGGTGTGGAAATCGGTCTTTGGACACAGAGCGACCTCTATCCGAAAGAAGGTATTGAGCCATTGTTGCAACGCGACATTACGAAAGAAGTGGGTACTGCCGGTGTGCGTGTGCTGAAGACAGACGTGGCATGGGTAGGAGCCGGCTACAGTTTTGGTCTGAACGGCATTGCGAACGTGGCAGAGGTAATGCCTCGTGAAGGCAATGATGCCCGTCCTTTCATCATCAGTCTTGACGGCTGGGCAGGTACTCAGCGCTATGCCGGCATCTGGACCGGCGACCAGACGGGTGGCGACTGGGAATACATCCGCTACCACATTCCCACATTCATCGGTTCCGGCCTGAGCGGTCAGCCTAACATCACGAACGACATGGACGGTATTTTCGGCGGTAAGAACATGGCTGTCAACGTTCGTGAATTCCAATGGAAGACATTCACGCCAATGGAACTGAACATGGACGGTTGGGGCAGCAATCCGAAGTATCCTCAGGTGCTTGGCGAGCCTGCCACAACGATTAACCGCACATATCTTAAACTGAAATCGGCGCTCATGCCCTACACCTACAGTATCGCGCACGAAGCCATCGACGGCAAGCCCATGATTCGCGCACTGTTCCTCGACTATCCGAATGCCTATACACTCGGCACGAAGACTGAGTACGAATTCCTCTATGGTCCTTCGTTGCTCGTTGCGCCCATCTATAAGAACACTGCTGCGGACAAGGACGGCAACGACGTGCGGCACGGCATCTATCTGCCTGAAGGACGCTGGGTGGACTTCTACAATGGCGAAGTGTATATGGGCAACTGCATCATCAACGACTATGCATCACCGCTCTGGAAACTTCCAGTATTCGTGAAAGAAGACGCTATTATCCCCATGACGCTTCCACACAACACGCCCAATGAAATGCGCAACGACCTGCGCATATACAACATCTATGCGGCTAAGGGAACAACATTCAGCGAATATGACGACGACGGCAAGACACAAGCCTATCTCCGCGGCGAAAGCACAGAGACACAGATTGAAACGAAAGTAGAAAACGATGTTTTGACAATTAACGTCGGTCCCACTACTGGTAATTTCAAGAGTTTCGTTGCTTCAAAACAGACACAGTTTGTTGTTAACACTTCTGCAATGCCAAAAGAAGTGGTTGCAACGATTGGCGGCAAGAAAGTGAAACTCAAGAAAGTAGCCGATGCTGACATTCTCGCAAAAAAGGCTAATTCATGGTGTTATGCCACAGGCAGACAATGGCAGTTCTTTACCACGCCCAACAGTGGTTTTACAGCCCCTGATGCGCCTGCCAATCCTCAAATTCTCATCAACCTCGGCAAGGCTGACGTGCGTGCCGCCACAGTTGTTACGATACGTGGGTTTGCGCCACTCGCCCTCTCCGTTTACGACACGAACAATGCAGCAGAGACACTTGCCGCCCCAAACGTGAAGTTCACGGAAGAGGATGTGAAAGCCTATGACGTTACTCCTACGTGGGATGCCGTGAATGGCGCCGACTATTATGAGATTCGCCATGCAGGACAGACTTATTCCACCATTCGCAACACGCGCCTCAACTTCAACGAACTGAGTCCTGAAACGGCATACGACTTTGAAGTGCGCGCTGTGGGCAAGGCGGGTGTTTCGCCATGGACAAAGGCTACTATAACTACCACTTCCGACCCACTGAAATGGGCTGTAAATGGCGTTACGGCACACACGTCCTTCCAGGATCAAGGCGGTCAGGGTGTGAACAACCTGTTCAAGCGCGACGAGAAGGCGGGCTGGCACTCGAAATGGGGCAAGGGTGAAGCCATTCCGGGCGATGTTACGATTGACCTGCACAGTGTGAACCAACTTGAGAAACTCGTTTACGTTCCTCGTCCCGATGCGGGCAACGGCACCATACTTGAGGGCACTTACTCTCTTAGTACAGACAAGCAGACCTGGTCGGCGCCTGTTGCTTTCACTTGGGAAAGGAACGGTGAAGAAAAGTCCATCAATCTTGGTGGCGACGCGACGGCTCGCTACATCCGCCTCCACCTGAGCAAAGCTGTGGGCAACTTTGCAAGCGGACAGAAGATGCACATCTTCAAGGTGCCCGAAAGCGAGAGCCTGCTTCAAGGCGACATCAACCGCGACAAGCGCATCGACGAGAACGACCTCACCTCTTACATGAACTACACCGGGCTTCGTCGTGGCGATGGCGACTTCGACTATGTGAGCATCGGCGACATCAACCAGAACGGTCTTATCGATGCCTACGACATCAGTGTGGTTACGACACAACTGGACGGTGGTGTAAGAGAATCGAACGACCACTGCAGCGGCACTCTCGTTCTTACGCCCGACAAGGAGACCTTCAAGGCAGGTGATGACATCTGCGTTACGGTAAGCGGAAAGGATTTGCACTATGTGAACGGCCTCAGCTTCGGCCTGCCATACGATGCTACTGAACTGGAATATGTGGGCATAGAACCCGTCGGCATGAAGAACATGGCCAACCTTACCTACGACCGCCTGCACACCAACGGCACAAAGCAACTCTACCCCACATTCGTGAACCGCGGCAATGAATTCCTGCTCGACGAAAACAGCGACACGCTGTTCGTACTGAAGTTCCGCGCCAAGAAGAACGGCACATTCACGCTTCAACCCATCGACGGCATGCTCGTTGACCGTAACCTCGGCACGAAGGCTTTCTGA
- a CDS encoding DNA topoisomerase 3, whose amino-acid sequence MIVCIAEKPSVARDIANVLGATTRHDGYLEGNGYQVTWTFGHLCELKSPEDYTPNWKRWSLGSLPMVPQRFGIRLKNDRGVRQQFKVIERLMKHADSIINCGDAGQEGELIQRWVMQKAGAKCPVQRLWISSLTEEAIREGFNSLKPQDDYQSLYEAGLCRAIGDWLLGMNATRLYTLKYRPNNYGQPPLSVGRVQTPTLALIVRRQEEIENFKPEPYWVLTTEYRDTIFTAVMGQPDEESADAENNNAKTSINKRGFSTEEEGRQAMEKIKNVPFEVTSVQKKNGTEAPPRLFDLTSLQVECNKKFGYSADQTLQLIQALYEKKLTTYPRVDTTYLSDDIYPKCKATLNGISKQYGALLQPLRGQPLRKSKKVFDSSKVTDHHAIIPTGREPVNMTDMERNVFDLVAKRFIANFYPDCKFATTTVLGQADDVTFRVSGKVILEPAWRTVFASDAKSEDDKNDEERTLPDFRVGESGPHEPNLARKETQPPKYYTEATLLRAMETAGKLVDDEELREALKENGIGRPSTRAAIIETLFRRGYIRKQRKSLFATPTGVELIGLIKEELLKSAELTGRWEKKLREIEHRKYSAPQFIEELKVMVSEIIQEVMSDNSNRHIALSEVPDGSKKRSGNSTSSTNAPKRKIIRAGSTCPVCGKGKVIKGHTAYGCSRWKEGCTFRKPFKK is encoded by the coding sequence ATGATTGTTTGTATTGCAGAGAAACCCAGTGTGGCACGCGACATAGCGAATGTGCTTGGTGCGACAACCCGCCATGACGGTTACCTTGAGGGAAATGGCTATCAGGTTACATGGACATTCGGACATTTGTGCGAACTTAAGTCGCCGGAAGACTATACGCCAAACTGGAAGCGTTGGTCTCTTGGCAGTTTGCCCATGGTTCCGCAGCGCTTCGGCATACGGTTGAAGAACGACCGCGGTGTACGGCAGCAGTTTAAGGTGATAGAACGCCTGATGAAACATGCCGACAGCATCATCAACTGCGGTGATGCGGGCCAGGAAGGCGAACTCATCCAACGGTGGGTCATGCAGAAGGCAGGCGCAAAGTGTCCTGTGCAGCGCCTGTGGATATCATCGCTGACAGAGGAAGCCATCCGCGAGGGTTTCAACAGCCTGAAACCGCAAGACGACTACCAATCCCTCTATGAAGCCGGGTTGTGCCGCGCCATTGGTGATTGGTTGCTCGGCATGAATGCTACCCGTCTCTATACGCTAAAATATCGTCCAAACAACTATGGTCAACCTCCTCTTTCTGTAGGTCGTGTGCAGACACCCACTTTGGCACTCATTGTACGTCGGCAGGAAGAGATAGAAAACTTCAAACCAGAACCATATTGGGTGCTTACCACAGAATATCGCGATACGATTTTTACTGCCGTAATGGGACAACCTGATGAAGAATCTGCGGATGCTGAAAACAATAATGCAAAAACAAGCATAAATAAACGCGGTTTTTCCACAGAGGAAGAAGGCAGACAGGCGATGGAAAAGATAAAGAACGTGCCCTTTGAAGTAACGTCAGTTCAAAAAAAGAATGGCACAGAGGCTCCACCACGTCTTTTTGATCTAACATCGCTACAAGTGGAATGTAACAAGAAATTCGGTTATTCTGCCGACCAGACTCTGCAACTCATTCAAGCCCTTTATGAGAAGAAACTCACCACCTATCCCCGCGTAGATACCACTTATTTGAGCGATGATATCTATCCCAAATGTAAAGCCACACTAAACGGCATATCCAAGCAATACGGCGCATTGCTCCAACCCCTGCGCGGACAGCCTCTGCGCAAGAGCAAAAAGGTGTTCGACTCTTCGAAAGTAACCGACCACCACGCCATTATTCCCACCGGTCGCGAACCCGTCAACATGACCGACATGGAACGCAACGTTTTCGACCTCGTGGCGAAACGCTTTATAGCGAACTTCTATCCTGACTGTAAATTTGCCACTACCACTGTTCTGGGTCAGGCAGACGACGTGACTTTCCGCGTTTCAGGCAAAGTGATTCTTGAACCTGCCTGGCGCACCGTTTTCGCAAGCGATGCAAAGAGTGAAGATGACAAGAACGACGAGGAACGCACGTTGCCCGACTTCAGGGTTGGCGAGAGCGGTCCACACGAGCCCAACCTTGCCAGAAAAGAGACACAGCCGCCAAAGTATTATACCGAGGCCACACTTCTGCGCGCCATGGAAACGGCAGGTAAACTCGTGGACGACGAAGAACTCCGCGAGGCACTGAAAGAAAACGGTATCGGACGCCCATCCACTCGTGCAGCCATCATCGAGACACTTTTCCGGCGTGGCTATATCAGGAAACAACGCAAGTCGCTCTTCGCCACTCCGACAGGTGTAGAACTGATTGGTCTGATAAAGGAAGAGTTGCTGAAAAGTGCAGAACTGACAGGGCGTTGGGAAAAGAAACTGCGCGAAATTGAGCACCGGAAATACAGTGCTCCGCAGTTCATTGAAGAACTCAAGGTGATGGTTTCCGAGATTATTCAGGAAGTGATGTCGGACAACAGCAACCGCCACATTGCCCTTTCAGAGGTCCCTGATGGCAGCAAGAAAAGGTCCGGCAACAGCACATCTTCCACCAATGCGCCAAAACGTAAGATTATCCGCGCCGGTAGCACTTGTCCTGTCTGCGGTAAGGGTAAGGTTATCAAAGGACACACAGCGTACGGCTGCTCACGGTGGAAAGAAGGCTGTACATTCAGAAAACCATTCAAGAAGTAA
- a CDS encoding fumarate hydratase produces the protein MAQTPEFHYAPMFQLGPDQTEYYLLTKDYVSVGDFEGHPILKVEPEGLTKMINQAFRDVSFLLRRSHNEQVAKILSDPEASDNDKYVALTFLRNAEVSAKGQLPICQDTGTAIVHGEKGQQVWTGFEDEEAIAKGVYKTYTEENLRYSQNAPLDMYNEVNTRCNLPAQIDIEATEGMEYKFLCVTKGGGSANKTYLYQETKAILNPQTLVPFLVSKMKTLGTAACPPYHIAFVIGGTSAEKNLLTVKLASTHFYDELPTTGDETGRAFRDVELEKQLLEEAHNIGLGAQFGGKYYAHDIRVVRLPRHGASCPVGLGVSCSADRNIKCKINKDGIWIEKMDDNPGSLIPAELREAGEGGGVSIDLNRPMDEVRAELTKYPVSTRLSLNGTIIVARDIAHAKLKERLDAGQDLPDYFKKHPVLYAGPAKTPKGLPCGSMGPTTAGRMDPYVDLFQSHGGSMVMIAKGNRSQQVTDACHKHGGFYLGSIGGPAAILSLSSIKSIECVEYPELGMEAIWKIEVENFPAFILVDDKGNDFFQTVRPRCTKC, from the coding sequence ATGGCACAGACACCAGAATTCCACTATGCGCCGATGTTCCAACTCGGCCCCGACCAGACAGAATACTATCTCCTGACAAAGGACTACGTATCTGTAGGCGATTTTGAAGGGCATCCCATCCTGAAAGTGGAGCCCGAAGGACTGACAAAAATGATTAACCAAGCATTTCGCGACGTATCATTCCTGCTTCGTCGTTCGCACAACGAACAAGTGGCAAAGATACTTTCCGATCCTGAAGCCAGCGACAACGACAAGTATGTGGCACTTACCTTCCTGCGCAACGCCGAAGTGAGCGCCAAGGGGCAACTGCCCATCTGCCAGGACACCGGCACCGCCATAGTGCATGGCGAAAAGGGTCAGCAAGTGTGGACAGGCTTTGAAGACGAAGAAGCCATAGCCAAAGGTGTTTACAAGACTTACACAGAAGAGAACCTGCGCTATTCGCAGAATGCTCCTCTCGACATGTACAACGAGGTAAACACCCGCTGCAACCTGCCCGCTCAGATTGACATCGAAGCCACGGAAGGTATGGAATATAAGTTCCTTTGCGTTACAAAAGGCGGCGGTTCTGCCAACAAGACCTACCTTTATCAGGAAACGAAAGCCATCCTCAATCCGCAGACGCTTGTGCCTTTCCTCGTCAGCAAGATGAAGACACTCGGCACGGCAGCCTGCCCACCTTATCACATTGCATTTGTTATTGGTGGCACGAGTGCAGAAAAGAACCTGCTCACGGTGAAACTCGCTTCTACGCATTTCTATGACGAACTGCCTACTACGGGCGATGAAACAGGTCGTGCATTCCGTGATGTAGAACTCGAAAAGCAACTGCTCGAAGAAGCACATAACATCGGTCTTGGTGCACAGTTCGGCGGCAAATACTATGCGCACGACATTCGTGTGGTACGTCTGCCGCGTCATGGTGCCAGTTGCCCGGTAGGTCTCGGTGTGAGTTGCTCCGCCGACCGCAACATCAAATGCAAGATCAACAAAGACGGCATCTGGATTGAGAAGATGGACGACAATCCCGGCAGCCTTATTCCTGCAGAACTGCGCGAAGCCGGTGAAGGTGGCGGTGTGAGTATTGACCTCAACCGCCCGATGGACGAGGTACGCGCCGAACTGACGAAATATCCAGTCTCGACACGTCTCTCGCTGAACGGCACCATCATCGTTGCCCGTGACATCGCACACGCAAAACTCAAGGAGCGCCTCGATGCCGGTCAGGATTTGCCCGACTATTTCAAGAAGCATCCTGTGCTCTATGCCGGTCCGGCAAAGACACCAAAGGGTCTGCCTTGCGGTTCGATGGGTCCCACGACGGCGGGACGTATGGACCCCTACGTTGACTTGTTCCAGTCGCATGGCGGCTCGATGGTGATGATAGCCAAGGGTAACCGCTCACAGCAAGTAACCGACGCCTGTCACAAGCACGGCGGCTTCTATCTCGGATCTATCGGTGGTCCCGCAGCCATCCTCTCGCTGAGCAGCATCAAGAGCATCGAATGTGTGGAATACCCCGAACTCGGCATGGAAGCCATCTGGAAGATAGAAGTGGAAAACTTCCCAGCGTTCATCCTTGTGGACGACAAGGGCAACGACTTCTTCCAAACCGTGAGGCCGCGTTGCACAAAGTGCTGA
- a CDS encoding Y-family DNA polymerase codes for MYFTLGMIAIADCNNFFVSCERVFQPVLRNVPVVVLSNNDGCVIARSNEAKRLGIKMGVPFYQVKHLVKTAGLQVRSSNFPLYGDMSDRVTAIIRRHFPRIEKYSIDECFMDVEGISDVVPYCTKLRQTVGKCTGIPISIGIAPTKTLAKIASHFAKRYPGYQGVCMIERAEQREKALRLTPIDDVWGVGRRNAKKLLAMGVKTAFDLTLWRENRVRSVLNLPGVQMWRELQGIPQISLQTPAAKKQISTSRTFNESFSDRDILRQRIADFASLCAERLRKDGSAARSITSYIQTNRFREDQAQYSNAARVVLDVATSDVRELVSAAAKAFDAIYREGYLYKRAGVILGDIEHGAIQAHLFDNVDREKQERLLEAVDYVKGKEGHEMLQVAAQSEMLHHLSRDFLSPRFTTSLEDVILVGAADGVVFG; via the coding sequence ATGTATTTCACTCTTGGAATGATAGCCATCGCCGATTGTAATAATTTCTTTGTGAGTTGCGAGCGCGTGTTTCAGCCCGTACTCCGCAATGTTCCCGTCGTTGTGCTTTCTAACAACGACGGTTGCGTTATTGCACGTTCGAACGAGGCTAAGCGGCTCGGCATCAAGATGGGTGTGCCTTTCTATCAGGTGAAGCATCTTGTCAAGACTGCCGGTCTGCAGGTGCGGTCTTCAAATTTTCCGCTTTATGGCGATATGTCCGACCGCGTGACAGCCATTATCCGCAGGCATTTTCCCCGCATCGAGAAATACAGCATCGATGAATGTTTTATGGACGTAGAGGGCATCAGTGACGTTGTGCCATACTGCACGAAACTGCGGCAGACAGTGGGCAAATGCACGGGCATTCCCATCAGTATTGGCATAGCGCCGACAAAGACGCTGGCAAAGATTGCGAGCCATTTTGCGAAGCGCTATCCGGGTTATCAGGGTGTTTGCATGATTGAGCGTGCAGAACAGCGCGAGAAGGCATTGCGGCTCACACCGATAGACGATGTATGGGGCGTCGGGCGGCGGAATGCGAAGAAATTGCTTGCGATGGGTGTGAAAACGGCATTCGACCTTACCCTTTGGCGCGAGAATCGCGTGAGGAGTGTGCTCAATCTGCCCGGGGTACAGATGTGGCGCGAACTGCAGGGCATTCCCCAGATTTCGCTTCAGACGCCTGCGGCAAAGAAGCAAATCAGCACTTCCCGCACATTCAACGAGAGTTTTTCCGACCGAGATATTCTTCGCCAGCGCATTGCAGATTTTGCATCACTCTGCGCCGAGCGTCTGCGTAAGGACGGCAGTGCGGCACGGAGCATTACATCATATATACAAACGAACCGCTTTCGCGAGGATCAGGCGCAGTACAGCAATGCTGCGCGCGTAGTGCTTGACGTGGCGACGAGCGATGTCCGCGAACTTGTCAGCGCAGCCGCAAAAGCCTTCGACGCCATCTATCGCGAGGGCTATTTGTATAAACGCGCAGGCGTGATACTTGGCGACATAGAGCACGGCGCGATTCAGGCGCATCTGTTCGACAATGTGGATCGTGAGAAACAAGAGCGGCTGCTTGAAGCGGTGGATTACGTCAAAGGAAAAGAGGGGCACGAAATGCTACAGGTGGCAGCCCAAAGCGAAATGCTGCACCACCTCAGCCGCGACTTCCTCTCACCACGATTTACTACATCGCTTGAGGACGTTATTCTTGTTGGGGCGGCAGATGGGGTGGTTTTTG
- a CDS encoding cytidine deaminase: protein MKEQAFHIPYVVLTADELSEADRLLVERAKEATFTSYAPYSHFSVGAAVQMANGEIVSGSNQENAASPSGTCAERCTVFYAGARYPDEAVVSIAVAARNESGEFTRQPISPCGACRQVLAETENRQHQPLRILLYGTEGTYLLEGIASLLPFHFSSESMDIDK from the coding sequence ATGAAAGAACAGGCTTTTCACATTCCATACGTTGTGCTCACGGCGGATGAACTGAGCGAAGCAGACCGGCTGCTGGTGGAGCGTGCCAAGGAGGCTACTTTTACGAGTTATGCCCCCTATTCACACTTTAGCGTCGGTGCTGCCGTGCAGATGGCTAACGGTGAGATTGTCAGCGGTTCCAATCAGGAGAATGCAGCATCTCCGAGCGGTACATGTGCTGAGCGTTGCACGGTGTTTTATGCCGGTGCACGTTATCCCGACGAGGCGGTTGTCAGCATTGCTGTTGCCGCGCGCAACGAAAGCGGAGAATTTACCCGTCAGCCTATATCTCCCTGCGGTGCCTGCCGGCAAGTGTTGGCAGAGACGGAGAACAGGCAGCATCAGCCTCTTCGCATTCTGCTCTATGGCACAGAGGGCACATATTTGCTTGAAGGTATTGCTTCCCTACTCCCTTTCCATTTCAGCAGCGAGTCGATGGACATAGATAAATAA
- a CDS encoding ABC transporter ATP-binding protein: protein MKESVLVVSDLSVGYRRRVVASGLSGCLPAGSVTALIGRNGTGKSTLLKTLCGFLSPMGGEIIWQGKPLSDYSRSELSRMVSVVLTHRPDTEMLLVREVVEMGRIPYTPFSGKMRAEDKEKVDQSMAMAGVSHLERRRLVSLSDGERQRVMIAKALAQETPVILLDEPTAFLDYVAKVEILRLLRQLAKEEGKTILLTTHDLRQSFSIADAIWEMRDGGMTVGTPDDFQQLLDKSETF, encoded by the coding sequence ATGAAAGAGAGTGTGCTTGTAGTTTCTGACTTGTCTGTTGGTTATCGACGTCGTGTTGTGGCGTCGGGATTGTCGGGATGTCTGCCGGCAGGCAGCGTTACGGCATTGATAGGCAGGAACGGTACGGGTAAGAGCACCTTGCTCAAGACGCTCTGTGGGTTTCTGTCGCCGATGGGTGGTGAGATTATATGGCAGGGCAAACCGCTTTCGGACTACTCGCGCAGTGAACTTTCGCGTATGGTTTCAGTTGTTCTGACACACCGTCCCGACACAGAGATGCTCCTTGTTCGCGAAGTAGTAGAGATGGGGCGCATTCCTTATACGCCGTTCAGTGGTAAAATGCGCGCAGAAGATAAAGAGAAGGTAGATCAGAGCATGGCAATGGCTGGTGTGAGCCATCTTGAGCGACGACGTTTAGTTTCGCTCAGCGATGGCGAGCGGCAGCGCGTGATGATAGCCAAGGCTCTTGCGCAGGAGACTCCCGTCATCCTCCTCGACGAGCCCACTGCATTCCTGGACTATGTGGCAAAAGTGGAAATACTTCGTTTGCTGCGACAGTTGGCAAAGGAAGAGGGTAAGACCATATTACTCACCACTCACGACCTGCGGCAGTCTTTCAGCATTGCGGATGCGATTTGGGAGATGAGGGATGGGGGCATGACTGTTGGCACTCCGGATGATTTTCAGCAACTTTTGGATAAAAGCGAAACTTTTTGA